One Candidatus Eisenbacteria bacterium genomic window, CAAGCGTCGTTCGCGCCCGAGAAGGGATTCTTCGGGTAGCTACCGCCCGGCATGTTCGCCATCACCGCCGCATCGTCCGCAGCCACCGGATAGGTGCCGTTGTTCTTCACGGCGAAGTCTTCGATCGCCAGCTGGTAGCTATGCATGTTCCCTTTCACGCTGGCTTCGCGTGCACGGTCCTGCATGGCGATAAAGTTCGGAATCGCGATCGCCGCGAGAATCCCGATGATCACAACCACGATCATCAGCTCGATGAGGGTGAACCCCTTCGAGTTTCTCGGCATGGTGTGCTGCACCTCCTTTCGGTCCCGCCGTCCCTGA contains:
- a CDS encoding prepilin-type N-terminal cleavage/methylation domain-containing protein, which translates into the protein MPRNSKGFTLIELMIVVVIIGILAAIAIPNFIAMQDRAREASVKGNMHSYQLAIEDFAVKNNGTYPVAADDAAVMANMPGGSYPKNPFSGANDAWAWGADPAAQGIIGANPAATTGYTIKGYGKAALLSLTLTNG